In Trichoderma asperellum chromosome 1, complete sequence, a single window of DNA contains:
- a CDS encoding uncharacterized protein (EggNog:ENOG41~SECRETED:SignalP(1-22)) produces the protein MAIPSTKALLFLALVGARFATAEENQAASQAANCTTTLTLTQSRLPTPPFWPQCSWDGTMSIYSSTVTVKRSIDCHGCSDVRVTEVPVVHCPAMIITASEHVATPSTSYRTVCSATPTLRS, from the coding sequence ATGGCCATCCCATCTACCAAAGCCTTGCTCTTCCTCGCCCTTGTCGGCGCAAGATTCGCCACGGCAGAAGAAAACCAGGCTGCTTCCCAGGCGGCCAACTGCACAACTACCCTGACCCTGACGCAGTCTCGACTCCCTACTCCGCCATTCTGGCCGCAGTGCTCATGGGACGGCACGATGAGCATCTACTCGTCTACGGTTACGGTTAAGCGATCGATAGACTGCCACGGCTGCTCGGATGTTCGCGTCACTGAGGTGCCGGTGGTCCATTGCCCGGCCATGATTATCACGGCGAGTGAACATGTGGCGACGCCGAGCACGTCGTATCGAACGGTTTGTTCGGCAACTCCTACTCTTCGCAGTTGA